In Pyxidicoccus trucidator, a single genomic region encodes these proteins:
- a CDS encoding MASE1 domain-containing protein — MASAYALSVKLGGLLIFPPENVSAMWPPSGVALAGLLLTRYREWPGLLLASLLTGAVAMHAQWALSPAVLFIAGGNLLEALVGALLLRKLVRFRPSLDRVRDVLGLVGLATMVSTAIGATVGVGLLVARELLTLEGFWHTWRVFWTGDAMGVLVVTPLLLTWLRRGLAGWTLRRCGELAALLLCLGAVTHLVFHAPSSSAPDTVALHPMTYLAFPFLLWAALRFEARGTTLATAVLTTLALWHTAHGCGPFAQAAGHNISIVFLQSFLAAASVSGLLLASALGERRRAQDEVSHLNQELRDSLRTLAATQAELVRRERMAALGELSATVAHEVRNPLGAIANAVAALRRLAPKATVGHAGTLLNIVDEEVQRLDLMVNDLLDFARPMEPRLQSQPLPPVVEGALSASLRAGPAHITVARTVDESLPPVAVDPQLLHVALTNLFTNAVQAMPSGGTLTAKLEPDTRAGAPHARLTISDTGHGMAPEVRARIFEPFFTTRASGTGLGLAIVRRIVDSHHGEVSVHSTVGQGTTFTVWLPYAGQLPAPG; from the coding sequence ATGGCCTCCGCGTACGCGCTGTCGGTGAAGCTGGGAGGACTGCTCATCTTCCCTCCGGAGAACGTGTCCGCGATGTGGCCCCCCAGCGGCGTGGCGCTCGCGGGGCTGCTGCTCACCCGGTACCGTGAGTGGCCCGGCCTGCTGCTGGCGTCCCTCCTGACTGGCGCGGTCGCCATGCACGCGCAGTGGGCGCTGTCACCCGCCGTCCTGTTCATCGCCGGAGGGAACCTGCTGGAGGCGCTGGTGGGGGCGCTCCTCCTGCGGAAGCTGGTGCGCTTCCGCCCCTCGCTGGACCGGGTGCGGGACGTGCTCGGTCTGGTGGGGCTGGCCACGATGGTCAGCACCGCCATCGGCGCCACCGTGGGCGTGGGCCTGCTCGTGGCCCGGGAGCTGCTGACGCTGGAGGGGTTCTGGCACACGTGGCGCGTGTTCTGGACGGGTGACGCCATGGGCGTCCTGGTGGTGACGCCGCTGCTGCTCACGTGGCTGAGGAGAGGGCTGGCCGGGTGGACGCTCCGGCGCTGCGGAGAGCTGGCCGCGCTGCTGCTGTGCCTGGGCGCAGTCACGCACCTGGTGTTCCACGCGCCGAGCTCCAGTGCGCCGGACACGGTGGCCCTCCACCCGATGACCTACCTGGCGTTCCCCTTCCTGCTCTGGGCGGCGCTGCGGTTCGAGGCCCGCGGCACCACGCTGGCCACCGCCGTGCTGACCACGCTGGCGCTCTGGCACACCGCCCATGGTTGCGGCCCCTTCGCCCAGGCGGCGGGGCACAACATCAGCATCGTCTTCCTCCAGTCGTTCCTCGCCGCCGCCAGCGTGTCCGGGCTGCTGCTGGCCAGCGCGCTCGGCGAGCGGCGCCGCGCCCAGGACGAGGTGAGCCACCTCAACCAGGAGCTGCGCGACTCGCTGCGGACGCTGGCGGCCACGCAGGCGGAGCTGGTGCGGCGCGAGCGCATGGCCGCGCTCGGCGAGCTGAGCGCCACCGTCGCCCACGAGGTGCGCAACCCGCTGGGCGCCATCGCCAACGCCGTCGCCGCCCTGCGACGGCTGGCACCCAAGGCCACGGTGGGCCACGCGGGCACCCTGCTGAACATCGTGGACGAGGAGGTGCAGCGGCTGGACCTCATGGTCAACGACCTGCTCGACTTCGCCCGCCCCATGGAGCCCCGGCTGCAGTCCCAGCCGCTGCCACCCGTGGTGGAGGGGGCCCTGAGCGCGTCACTGCGCGCCGGCCCCGCGCACATCACCGTGGCCCGCACCGTGGACGAGAGCCTGCCGCCCGTCGCCGTGGACCCACAGCTGCTCCACGTGGCCCTCACCAACCTCTTCACCAACGCCGTGCAGGCCATGCCGTCCGGCGGCACCCTCACCGCGAAGCTCGAGCCCGACACCCGCGCCGGCGCCCCGCATGCCCGGCTGACCATCTCCGACACCGGGCACGGCATGGCCCCCGAGGTGAGGGCCCGCATCTTCGAGCCCTTCTTCACCACGCGCGCCAGCGGCACCGGGCTGGGGCTCGCCATCGTCCGGCGCATCGTCGACAGCCACCATGGCGAGGTGTCCGTCCACAGCACCGTGGGACAGGGCACCACCTTCACCGTGTGGCTGCCGTATGCCGGGCAGCTGCCCGCGCCCGGGTGA
- a CDS encoding cell wall protein has product MEDGLESLELLRVTTFRLAPLMNRLGAMAGVRAPSVIPEPAAVRGAGRRGKQAATTGRGVAAKQAPAEAKRVRVEEGTRACAVIGCARQSRSKGYCSAHYQKLRLLMRTNRRPTDWVDDARPQSVREVKLPRGRAASKALKEAAPKASAPKAPAPKAPARKTSTRKTAAPKAAAPKTAARKTSTRKTAARKTTASKAKAPKVSARKASKASAPKPKARKKANKKNQLSLL; this is encoded by the coding sequence ATGGAGGATGGCCTGGAGTCCCTGGAGCTGTTGCGCGTGACGACGTTCCGTCTGGCGCCGTTGATGAACCGGCTCGGCGCCATGGCGGGGGTGAGGGCGCCCTCGGTGATTCCGGAGCCCGCGGCCGTGCGCGGCGCGGGTCGGCGTGGGAAGCAGGCGGCCACGACGGGTCGGGGTGTCGCGGCGAAGCAGGCGCCAGCGGAGGCGAAGCGTGTGCGAGTGGAAGAGGGCACGCGGGCGTGCGCCGTCATCGGCTGCGCGCGCCAGAGCCGGTCGAAGGGCTACTGCTCGGCGCACTACCAGAAGCTGCGGCTGCTCATGCGCACCAACCGCCGGCCGACGGACTGGGTGGACGACGCGAGGCCGCAGTCCGTGCGTGAGGTGAAGCTGCCGCGCGGGCGTGCCGCGAGCAAGGCGCTGAAGGAAGCCGCGCCGAAGGCGTCGGCCCCGAAGGCGCCGGCCCCGAAGGCGCCGGCCCGGAAGACCTCGACCCGGAAGACTGCGGCCCCGAAGGCTGCGGCCCCGAAGACTGCGGCCCGGAAGACCTCGACCCGGAAGACTGCGGCCCGGAAGACCACGGCCTCGAAGGCCAAGGCCCCGAAGGTCTCGGCCCGGAAGGCCTCGAAGGCTTCGGCTCCCAAGCCCAAGGCTCGCAAGAAGGCCAACAAGAAGAACCAGCTGTCCCTGCTCTGA
- a CDS encoding AAA family ATPase codes for MTPVPTPVRFRGTDTYLTNEGLQAAVNCALTLQRPLLVKGEPGTGKTLLAEAIAQALGQRLLTWHVKSTTRAQDGLYVYDTVQRLYDSRFGDGDVRDIRRYIRQGPLGEAFSAPERVVLLIDEVDKADLEFPNDLLHELDRMRFRVTETGDEVAAKHRPVVVITSNNEKELPDAFLRRCVFHFIDFPDAELMRRIVAVHHPGLDANLTEQALKVFYELRGFTRLRKRPSTSELIDWIAVLKSQGLTDLKLDENLPFLGALLKKEQDLVSVAEAFGRGRRPRA; via the coding sequence ATGACTCCGGTCCCCACCCCTGTCCGCTTCCGAGGCACCGATACCTACCTGACCAACGAGGGCCTCCAGGCCGCGGTCAACTGCGCGCTGACGCTGCAGCGACCGCTGCTCGTGAAGGGCGAGCCCGGCACCGGCAAGACGCTGCTGGCCGAGGCCATCGCCCAGGCCCTGGGCCAGCGGCTGCTCACCTGGCACGTGAAGAGCACCACCCGCGCCCAGGACGGCCTCTACGTCTACGACACCGTGCAGCGCCTGTATGACTCGCGCTTCGGCGACGGCGACGTGCGGGACATCCGCCGCTACATCCGCCAGGGCCCGCTGGGCGAGGCGTTCTCCGCCCCCGAGCGCGTGGTGCTCCTCATCGACGAGGTGGACAAGGCGGACCTCGAGTTCCCCAACGATTTGCTCCACGAGCTGGACCGGATGCGCTTCCGCGTCACCGAGACGGGGGACGAGGTGGCGGCGAAGCACCGCCCGGTGGTGGTGATTACGTCCAACAACGAGAAGGAGCTGCCGGACGCCTTCCTGCGCCGCTGCGTCTTCCACTTCATCGACTTCCCCGACGCGGAGCTCATGCGCCGCATCGTCGCCGTCCACCACCCCGGGCTGGACGCCAACCTGACCGAGCAGGCCCTGAAGGTCTTCTACGAGCTGCGCGGCTTCACCCGCCTGCGCAAGCGGCCCTCCACCAGCGAGCTCATCGACTGGATTGCCGTGCTCAAGTCCCAGGGCCTCACCGACCTGAAGCTGGATGAGAACCTGCCGTTCCTCGGCGCCCTGCTGAAGAAGGAGCAGGACCTGGTGTCCGTCGCGGAGGCCTTCGGACGCGGACGTCGGCCCCGGGCCTAG
- a CDS encoding vWA domain-containing protein codes for MFLPFFYELRRRGVKVGAQEALALAGALQAGLHDSSLDGFYHVARALLVHSETQLDTFDQAFLAHFKGVETAGLELTQELLSWLEEARERADLSPEELALLEQLDPEEIRRLFEERLREQQERHDGGNRWVGTGGTSPFGNGGFAREGIRVGGKGGRQGAALMQAGARKYAGYRDDLVLDTRQLAVALRKLRAFARDGAPDELDVDESIAATAKNAGELEVVVRPPRRPNTRVVLAMDVGGSMDPYAAVMSRLFSAASQATHFKELRTFYFHNCVYGKLYATPQLTGGMTVPELLAQVGRHHKLVIVGDASMAPYELSIRTDADGHYKADGLEGLTWLMQLSQHFERNVWLNPEPMGTWRSGTISVVARVFPMFPLTVEGLGEAVTHLTRGRTVKGVAARR; via the coding sequence ATGTTCCTGCCATTCTTCTACGAGCTGCGCCGGCGCGGGGTGAAGGTGGGCGCGCAGGAGGCGCTCGCGCTGGCGGGAGCGCTCCAGGCCGGCCTCCACGACAGCAGCCTGGACGGCTTCTACCATGTGGCGCGCGCGCTCCTGGTGCACTCGGAGACGCAGCTCGACACGTTCGACCAGGCGTTCCTCGCGCACTTCAAGGGCGTGGAGACCGCGGGCCTGGAGCTGACGCAGGAGCTGCTGTCCTGGCTGGAGGAGGCGCGCGAGCGGGCCGACTTGAGCCCCGAGGAGCTGGCGCTGCTGGAGCAGCTGGACCCGGAGGAGATCCGCCGGCTGTTCGAGGAGCGCCTGCGCGAGCAGCAGGAGCGCCACGACGGCGGCAACCGGTGGGTTGGCACGGGCGGCACGTCGCCCTTCGGCAACGGCGGCTTCGCGCGCGAGGGCATCCGCGTGGGCGGCAAGGGCGGCCGGCAGGGCGCGGCGCTGATGCAGGCGGGCGCGCGGAAGTACGCGGGCTACCGCGATGACCTGGTGCTGGACACGCGGCAGCTCGCGGTGGCGCTGCGCAAGCTGCGGGCCTTCGCTCGCGACGGCGCGCCGGACGAGCTGGACGTGGACGAGTCCATCGCCGCCACCGCGAAGAACGCGGGCGAGCTGGAGGTGGTGGTGCGCCCGCCGCGCAGGCCCAACACCCGCGTGGTGCTGGCCATGGACGTGGGCGGCTCCATGGACCCGTACGCGGCGGTGATGAGCCGGCTGTTCAGCGCGGCGAGCCAGGCGACGCACTTCAAGGAGCTGCGCACCTTCTATTTCCACAACTGCGTCTACGGGAAGCTGTACGCCACGCCGCAGCTCACGGGCGGCATGACGGTGCCGGAGCTGCTCGCGCAGGTGGGACGGCACCACAAGCTGGTCATCGTGGGCGACGCCTCCATGGCCCCGTACGAGCTGTCCATCCGCACCGACGCGGACGGGCACTACAAGGCGGACGGGCTGGAAGGGCTGACGTGGCTGATGCAGCTCTCGCAGCACTTCGAGCGCAACGTGTGGCTCAACCCCGAGCCCATGGGCACGTGGCGCTCGGGCACGATTTCGGTGGTTGCGCGCGTGTTCCCCATGTTCCCCCTCACCGTGGAGGGACTGGGCGAGGCCGTGACACACCTGACGCGCGGGCGCACCGTGAAGGGTGTGGCGGCGCGGCGGTAG
- the tkt gene encoding transketolase, with protein sequence MTTDKQDVLAINTIRTLAMDAVQQAHSGHPGAPMSLAPVAYQVWQQELRYDPSHPIWPDRDRFILSNGHASMLLYALLHLAGVKRVTREYTVEDAPTVSLDDIKKFRQLDSATPGHPEYRWTSGVETTTGPLGQGVANSVGMAIASRWLAGHFNRPGFEMFSYDVYAICGDGDLMEGVASEAASIAGHLQLPNLCWIYDSNHISIDGSTDLAFTEDVGRRFEGYGWRVIHVADANDLNVMGEALRTFKTLRGKPTLIVVTTQIAFGAPKLQGSAKAHGEPLGDEEIKGAKRNYGWPEDAKFLVPDGVRERFQERMGNRGKQLRSEWMQRFDEYRKQFPELADQLERMQRRDTPKGWDAELPTFPADAKGMATRESSGKVLNAVAKHYPWLVGGSADLNPSTKTYITGSESMKPGEHSGRNIHFGVREHAMGSIVNGLCLSKLRGYGATFLIFSDYQRPAIRLSALMELPALHIFTHDSIGLGEDGPTHQPVEQLASLRAIPGIIVMRPGDANEVVEAWRVIGEQRKHPVVLVLTRQPVPTFDRTKFGAASGVRRGGYVLADAEGGKPEVILIGTGSEVSLCVDAYEKLKAEGIKARVVSLPSWELFEQQPQEYQDSVLPPDVKARVAVEKAAAFGWERWVGHTGNVIAMRSFGASAPIKALQQKFGFTLDNVVQVAKDTLAKAKK encoded by the coding sequence ATGACGACCGACAAGCAGGACGTGCTGGCCATCAACACCATCCGCACCCTGGCCATGGATGCGGTGCAGCAGGCCCACTCGGGCCACCCGGGGGCGCCGATGTCCCTGGCCCCCGTGGCCTATCAGGTCTGGCAGCAGGAGCTGCGCTATGACCCGTCCCACCCCATCTGGCCGGACCGCGACAGGTTCATCCTCTCCAACGGCCACGCCTCCATGCTGCTGTACGCGCTGCTCCACCTGGCCGGGGTGAAGCGCGTCACCCGGGAGTACACCGTCGAGGACGCGCCCACCGTCTCCCTGGACGACATCAAGAAGTTCCGCCAGCTCGACTCCGCCACCCCCGGCCACCCGGAGTACCGGTGGACCAGCGGCGTGGAGACCACCACCGGCCCCCTGGGCCAGGGCGTCGCCAACAGCGTGGGCATGGCCATCGCCAGCCGCTGGCTCGCCGGGCACTTCAACCGCCCCGGCTTCGAGATGTTCAGCTACGACGTCTATGCCATCTGCGGTGACGGCGACCTGATGGAGGGCGTCGCCTCCGAGGCCGCCTCCATCGCCGGCCACCTCCAGCTGCCCAACCTCTGCTGGATCTACGACAGCAACCACATCTCCATCGACGGCAGCACCGACCTGGCCTTCACCGAGGACGTGGGCCGCCGCTTCGAGGGCTACGGGTGGCGCGTCATCCACGTCGCCGACGCCAATGACCTCAACGTCATGGGCGAGGCGCTGCGCACCTTCAAGACGCTGCGCGGCAAGCCCACGCTCATCGTCGTCACCACGCAGATTGCCTTCGGCGCGCCCAAGCTCCAGGGCTCGGCGAAGGCCCACGGCGAGCCGCTGGGCGACGAGGAAATCAAGGGCGCCAAGCGCAACTACGGCTGGCCCGAGGACGCGAAGTTCCTCGTCCCCGACGGCGTGCGCGAGCGCTTCCAGGAGCGCATGGGCAACCGCGGCAAGCAGCTGCGCTCCGAGTGGATGCAGCGCTTCGACGAGTACCGCAAGCAGTTCCCCGAGCTGGCCGACCAGCTGGAGCGCATGCAGCGCCGCGACACGCCCAAGGGCTGGGACGCGGAGCTGCCGACGTTCCCCGCCGACGCCAAGGGCATGGCCACCCGCGAGTCCAGCGGCAAGGTGCTCAACGCCGTGGCGAAGCACTACCCGTGGCTGGTGGGCGGCTCGGCGGACCTCAACCCGTCCACGAAGACGTACATCACCGGCTCGGAGTCGATGAAGCCCGGGGAGCACTCCGGCCGCAACATCCACTTCGGCGTGCGCGAGCATGCGATGGGCTCCATCGTCAACGGCCTGTGCCTGAGCAAGCTGCGCGGCTACGGCGCCACGTTCCTCATCTTCAGTGACTACCAGCGCCCCGCCATCCGACTGTCCGCGCTGATGGAGCTGCCGGCGCTGCACATCTTCACGCACGACTCCATCGGCCTGGGCGAGGACGGCCCCACGCACCAGCCGGTGGAGCAGCTCGCCAGCCTGCGCGCGATTCCGGGCATCATCGTGATGCGGCCCGGAGACGCGAACGAGGTGGTGGAGGCGTGGCGGGTGATTGGCGAGCAGCGCAAGCACCCGGTGGTGCTCGTGCTCACCCGGCAGCCGGTGCCCACGTTCGACCGCACGAAGTTCGGCGCGGCGTCGGGCGTGAGGCGCGGCGGCTACGTGCTGGCGGACGCGGAGGGCGGCAAGCCGGAGGTCATCCTCATCGGCACCGGCAGCGAGGTGTCGCTGTGCGTGGACGCGTACGAGAAGCTCAAGGCCGAGGGCATCAAGGCCCGCGTGGTGAGCCTGCCCTCGTGGGAGCTGTTCGAGCAGCAGCCGCAGGAGTACCAGGACAGCGTGCTGCCTCCGGACGTGAAGGCCCGCGTCGCGGTGGAGAAGGCCGCTGCCTTCGGCTGGGAGCGCTGGGTGGGGCACACCGGCAACGTCATCGCCATGCGCAGCTTCGGCGCGTCCGCCCCCATCAAGGCCCTGCAGCAGAAGTTCGGCTTCACGCTCGACAACGTGGTGCAGGTGGCCAAGGACACCCTCGCCAAGGCGAAGAAGTAG
- the truB gene encoding tRNA pseudouridine(55) synthase TruB: MTPGIYRVHKPVGPTSFSVVQSFLEEVRAHPGKRVPVCHGGTLDPFAEGLLLVLVGGATRLFELLHSVPKTYEAEVVWGTEMDTGDLHGKPVLQGDTAALTPEALDAALARFIGWQEQVPPATSAKKVGGEPAYRKAHRGEVVELPPSRVYLHSARWLSHALPRSSRLLLTCRGGYYVRSLARDVGRVLGCGAHLSALRRTAIGPWEDPPPGQRVGLHGRELLPWSRARLLTDQEVGELRRERGLPLGAVQPPDWRLPPGFPDPDAPVRGFHQGRLTFLLREREGALWSETELRGGL; this comes from the coding sequence ATGACTCCCGGCATCTATCGGGTCCACAAGCCGGTGGGCCCCACGAGCTTCTCGGTGGTGCAGTCCTTCCTGGAAGAGGTGCGGGCCCATCCAGGCAAGCGTGTGCCGGTGTGCCACGGCGGAACGTTGGACCCGTTCGCGGAAGGGCTGCTGCTCGTGCTGGTGGGCGGAGCCACGCGGCTGTTCGAGCTGCTCCACTCTGTGCCCAAGACGTACGAGGCGGAGGTGGTGTGGGGCACGGAGATGGACACTGGCGACCTGCACGGCAAGCCGGTGCTCCAGGGAGACACAGCGGCGCTGACCCCCGAGGCGCTGGACGCGGCGCTCGCGCGCTTCATCGGCTGGCAGGAGCAGGTGCCGCCCGCGACGAGCGCGAAGAAGGTGGGAGGGGAGCCGGCATACCGCAAGGCGCACCGGGGCGAGGTGGTGGAGCTGCCACCGTCGCGCGTGTACCTGCACTCAGCGCGGTGGCTGTCACATGCGCTGCCGCGCTCCAGCCGGCTGCTGCTGACGTGCCGTGGCGGCTACTACGTGCGCTCGCTGGCGAGGGACGTGGGCCGGGTGCTGGGCTGTGGCGCACACCTCTCGGCGCTGCGGCGCACGGCGATAGGCCCCTGGGAGGACCCGCCTCCGGGGCAGCGAGTCGGACTGCACGGGCGCGAACTGCTCCCCTGGAGCCGCGCGAGACTGCTGACGGATCAGGAAGTGGGCGAGCTGCGACGGGAGCGAGGCCTCCCGCTCGGAGCGGTGCAGCCCCCCGACTGGAGGCTCCCCCCTGGCTTCCCCGACCCGGACGCTCCGGTGCGCGGCTTCCATCAAGGAAGGCTCACCTTCCTGCTGCGCGAGCGCGAGGGCGCGCTGTGGAGCGAGACGGAGCTGCGCGGAGGGCTGTGA
- a CDS encoding AAA family ATPase, which translates to MPITRLDIAGYRSVRRLSLELGPVNVIVGPNGSGKTNLYRALYLLVAAAEGRLARTLAEEGGTPSVLWAGPREGKKPVRMTVGVELGDVAYELSCGIVPYDPTEPGAFSLDPEVKEEHLWVFSGGRKLVLMERKDRTAFLRDSEGTRVSFPTQLWSAESVMDQLAEPHRFPRLAEVQRTLRAWRFYHQFRTDPDAPMRHPQVGVRTPVLSHDGRDLAAALMTIIEIGDRRALEQGLEDAFPGSRLEVRSPEGRFSLYLHMPGLMRPMTAAELSDGTLRYLCLLAALLSPRPPPFLALNEPETSLHPDLLEPLGRLITGAAKHSQVWVTTHAEELAKVVAERSHCQPVHLVKPGGSTEVGGA; encoded by the coding sequence ATGCCCATCACTCGATTGGACATCGCGGGCTACCGCTCGGTGCGAAGGCTGTCACTGGAGCTGGGGCCGGTGAATGTGATTGTCGGGCCCAACGGCAGCGGCAAGACGAACCTGTACCGCGCGCTCTACCTGCTGGTGGCTGCGGCGGAGGGACGGCTGGCGCGCACGCTGGCGGAGGAGGGCGGCACGCCGAGCGTGCTGTGGGCGGGGCCGCGCGAGGGAAAGAAGCCGGTGCGGATGACGGTGGGCGTGGAGCTGGGGGACGTGGCGTACGAGCTGAGTTGCGGCATCGTCCCGTATGACCCGACGGAGCCGGGGGCCTTCAGCCTGGACCCGGAGGTGAAGGAGGAGCACCTGTGGGTCTTCTCGGGAGGGCGAAAGCTGGTGCTGATGGAGCGCAAGGACCGCACGGCCTTCCTGCGGGACTCGGAGGGGACGCGGGTGTCGTTCCCCACGCAGCTCTGGAGCGCGGAGTCGGTGATGGACCAGCTCGCCGAGCCGCACCGCTTCCCGCGACTGGCGGAGGTGCAGCGCACGCTGCGCGCGTGGCGCTTCTACCACCAGTTCCGCACCGACCCGGACGCGCCCATGCGGCACCCGCAGGTGGGCGTGCGGACGCCAGTGTTGTCGCATGATGGGCGGGACCTCGCCGCGGCGCTGATGACCATCATCGAGATAGGGGACCGGCGCGCGCTGGAGCAGGGGCTGGAGGATGCGTTTCCGGGCTCGAGGTTGGAGGTGCGCTCGCCGGAGGGGCGCTTCAGCCTGTACCTGCACATGCCGGGGTTGATGCGGCCGATGACGGCGGCGGAGCTGTCGGACGGGACGTTGCGGTACCTGTGCCTGCTGGCGGCGCTGCTGAGCCCGAGGCCTCCGCCCTTCCTGGCGCTGAACGAGCCGGAGACGAGCCTGCACCCGGACCTGCTGGAGCCGTTGGGCCGGCTCATCACCGGCGCGGCGAAGCACAGTCAGGTATGGGTGACGACGCACGCGGAGGAGCTGGCGAAGGTGGTGGCGGAGCGCTCGCACTGCCAGCCAGTGCACCTGGTGAAGCCCGGAGGCTCCACGGAGGTGGGCGGAGCATGA
- a CDS encoding LVIVD repeat-containing protein, producing MTSSPRSPWALLSASILSLLFLSACSDSPVPLPFPIIVDAGSDSGADEDSGTDDDSGTDDAGTDVDAGSGDSGTSDAGPEPWDGGYTVLEERGNWIDRGAYAPCAFDSTGDPATVSCADLSRYDLSQCSPEALAQVEPHGIYLTDLRMERRLADGGTRITPSFTSFQLRSDGATDTLAGAPLLQRQTDGGTFFIVGGAPITSTETALAGCQVPSPGVITGCFTRCSGGRFGGSGTFEAHRVAVRAGEAESSGGLQLFSESPVALGEPADVYVAKEHAYVVSFARFGLDGGLTVFDVSDRQHPIFKASISLPGDNYWNGVWARGNALYIASLSSGLLVYDITQPGAPEFVRSFAAGPEGVHTVLVDGNRLYAMSLNSSTLVFDVSEPLSPVLLQSIALPETLSSGGPHDVLPYEGRLYVSNGFGGLSILDATDLEDVRHQGQFVHGNRAYAHHSAVGTFAGRTIAFEGGETNGAHLRVLDVTDPAHILKIGEFRLRPVTSIHNFILQGTRLYVAWYQEGLRVLDVSNPTQPRQVAHYNTFRESDPDRTDNLYEGAFGVRVPGDGYVYVVDSARGLLILNEL from the coding sequence ATGACGTCGTCACCGCGCTCGCCCTGGGCGCTGCTGTCCGCCTCCATCCTCTCACTGCTCTTCCTCTCCGCCTGCTCCGACTCACCCGTCCCGCTGCCCTTCCCCATCATCGTCGACGCGGGGTCCGACTCCGGCGCCGACGAGGACTCGGGCACGGACGACGACTCGGGCACCGATGACGCTGGCACCGACGTGGACGCGGGCTCCGGCGACTCCGGCACTTCCGACGCCGGACCCGAGCCGTGGGATGGCGGCTACACGGTGCTGGAGGAGCGCGGGAACTGGATTGACCGGGGCGCCTATGCACCGTGTGCCTTCGACTCGACGGGAGACCCGGCCACCGTCTCCTGCGCGGACCTGTCCCGCTACGACTTGTCGCAGTGCTCCCCGGAGGCGCTCGCCCAGGTGGAGCCGCATGGCATCTACCTCACCGACCTCCGCATGGAGCGGCGCCTCGCCGACGGTGGCACTCGCATCACTCCCTCCTTCACCAGCTTCCAGCTCCGCTCCGACGGCGCCACCGACACACTCGCCGGCGCGCCCCTCCTCCAGCGCCAGACGGACGGTGGGACGTTCTTCATCGTCGGCGGCGCGCCCATCACCAGCACCGAGACGGCGCTCGCGGGCTGCCAGGTGCCCTCACCGGGAGTCATCACCGGCTGCTTCACCCGCTGCTCCGGCGGACGCTTCGGCGGAAGCGGCACCTTCGAGGCCCACCGCGTCGCGGTGCGGGCGGGCGAGGCGGAGTCCTCCGGAGGCCTCCAGCTCTTCTCCGAGTCCCCCGTGGCGCTCGGTGAGCCCGCGGACGTCTACGTCGCGAAGGAGCATGCCTACGTCGTCTCCTTCGCCCGGTTCGGACTCGACGGCGGGCTCACCGTCTTCGACGTGAGCGACCGCCAGCACCCCATCTTCAAGGCCTCCATCAGCCTGCCGGGCGACAACTACTGGAACGGTGTCTGGGCCAGGGGCAATGCCCTCTACATCGCGAGCCTGAGCTCGGGCCTCCTCGTCTACGACATCACCCAACCCGGAGCGCCGGAGTTCGTGCGCTCGTTCGCCGCGGGCCCCGAGGGCGTGCACACCGTGCTCGTGGACGGGAACCGGCTCTATGCCATGTCGCTGAACAGCTCGACGCTCGTCTTCGACGTGTCAGAGCCGCTGAGCCCCGTGCTGCTCCAGAGCATCGCCCTGCCGGAGACGCTGTCCTCGGGAGGCCCGCATGACGTCCTCCCGTACGAGGGCCGCCTCTACGTCAGCAACGGCTTTGGCGGCCTCTCCATCCTGGATGCCACCGACCTGGAGGACGTGCGGCACCAGGGCCAGTTCGTCCACGGCAACCGCGCCTACGCGCACCACAGCGCGGTGGGCACCTTCGCCGGCCGCACCATCGCCTTCGAGGGAGGAGAGACGAATGGCGCCCACCTGCGCGTGCTCGACGTCACCGACCCCGCGCACATCCTGAAGATTGGCGAGTTCCGTCTGCGGCCCGTCACGTCCATCCACAACTTCATCCTCCAGGGCACGCGGCTGTACGTCGCGTGGTACCAGGAGGGACTGCGCGTGCTGGACGTGTCCAACCCGACGCAGCCCCGGCAGGTGGCGCACTACAACACCTTCCGCGAGAGCGACCCCGACCGGACGGACAACCTCTACGAGGGAGCCTTCGGCGTCCGCGTGCCCGGCGACGGCTACGTGTACGTCGTCGACTCCGCGCGCGGCCTGCTCATCCTCAACGAGTTGTAG